The proteins below are encoded in one region of Hordeum vulgare subsp. vulgare chromosome 3H, MorexV3_pseudomolecules_assembly, whole genome shotgun sequence:
- the LOC123441247 gene encoding uncharacterized protein LOC123441247, with product MSGDLVDLSPGQLHKLADLIHRQEVQKLQELEFNSYAEQQKYLRDANDARDKVYHILDSARDMIAQTEAEKDATKQDIGKDVYDYCTKAIGISLQFIRSYNTRLTYLDKLKTHSDDLIKQLKFLNPATQQKEAQRLALEAGMYKKATLENAKKFQHFAPNQFSKWLKENKIMFEDLVQENMSKLGFRGTFKNLDDIQKLQVYDNIIAEAGQGKSVVTYSFEALGKVGVAVLVFTAAAMVWDIYTAEDKLEAAIRDSVNALTAVVNLEVGEIVTTAVEAGFVALDIEIASAAVTVIGGVVGFGIGALIGIAAGALLDLIFSSGTSKVKITDGLTVCRVAPMPHGLELARLVKHNYPEL from the exons ATGTCAGGTGACCTAGTTGATTTAAGTCCAGGGCAGTTGCATAAGCTAGCCGATCTGATTCATCGACAAGAAGTCCAGAAGCTTCAAGAGCTCGAGTTCAACTCGTATGCAGAGCAACAAAAGTATCTCCGTGACGCCAATGATGCCCGCGATAAGGTGTATCACATCCTTGACAGTGCACGGGACATGATAGCACAAACCGAGGCTGAGAAGGATGCCACCAAGCAAGATATTGGCAAGGATGTCTATGACTACTGCACCAAGGCCATCGGAATATCTCTCCAATTCATCCGGAGTTACAACACCCGTCTCACCTACCTTGACAAGCTCAAGACCCACAGTGATGATCTCATCAAGCAGCTAAAGTTCCTCAATCCAGCCACCCAACAGAAGGAGGCCCAGCGCCTTGCCCTTGAGGCTGGCATGTATAAGAAAGCCACGCTGGAGAATGCCAAAAAGTTTCAACACTTTGCACCAAATCAATTCTCAAAATGGCTCAAGGAAAACAAAATCATGTTTGAGGATCTTGTGCAAGA AAATATGTCAAAGCTTGGTTTTAGGGGGACTTTCAAAAACTTGGATGATATCCAAAAGCTACAG GTATATGACAATATTATTGCGGAAGCGGGACAAGGAAAATCTGTGGTGACTTACTCATTTGAAGCTTTGGGAAAAGTCGGGGTGGCAGTTTTAGTTTTTACAGCAGCTGCAATGGTGTGGGACATATACACAGCAGAAGATAAGCTGGAGGCAGCGATTAGGGATTCAGTAAATGCGTTAACTGCAGTAGTTAATCTTGAGGTGGGAGAAATAGTTACTACTGCTGTAGAAGCTGGATTCGTAGCACTAGACATCGAAATTGCTTCTGCGGCTGTCACGGTAATTGGAGGAGTCGTCGGTTTTGGAATTGGTGCGCTCATTGGGATAGCTGCAGGTGCGCTGCTTGACTTGATTTTCAGCAGTGGAACTAGCAAGGTGAAGATAACAGACGGGCTTACAGTTTGCCGTGTGGCGCCTATGCCTCATGGTCTCGAACTCGCTCGTCTAGTTAAGCACAATTACCCTGAACTTTAA